A stretch of Lathyrus oleraceus cultivar Zhongwan6 chromosome 6, CAAS_Psat_ZW6_1.0, whole genome shotgun sequence DNA encodes these proteins:
- the LOC127097259 gene encoding squamosa promoter-binding-like protein 1, with protein MEARLGAEGYNFYGVGGSSNLSSIGKRSREWNLNDWRWDGDLFIASRVNPVPADSLRVGQQFFPLGSGISVAGGSSNTSSSCSEEGDLENPKRNKEGERKRRVIVLEDDGLNEETGALSLNLAGHASPVVEREITSWDGINGKKSKVAGGTSSRAVCQVKDCGADLSRGKDYHRRHKVCEMHSKASRALVGNAMQRFCQQCSRFHMLQEFDEGKRSCRRRLAGHNKRRRKTNTEVVPNGSPTNDDQTSSYLLISLLKILSNMHSDRSDQPTDQDLLTHLLRSLASQNDEQGSKNLSNLLHEQEILLREGDSSRKSEMVSALFSNGSQGSPTVIAQNQISRNKMQQEMMHTHDVRTVDHHLVSSIKPSISNSPPIYSEIRDSSAQIKMNNFDLNDIYIDSDDGMEDIEILPVSTNIGTSSVDYPWTQQDSHQSSPPQTSGNSDSASAQSPSSSSGEAQSRTDRIVFKLFGKEPNEFPLVLRAQILDWLSHSPSDIESYIRPGCIVLTIYLRQAEAVWDDLCCDLTSSLSKLLDVSDNTFWRTGWVHFRVQHQMAFIFNGQVVIDTSLPFRSNNYSKILTVSPIAVPASKRAQFSVKGVNLMRPATRLMCALEGNYLVCEDAHESTDQNSKELDALQCIQFSCSVPVTNGRGFIEIEDQGLSSSFFPFIVAEEDVCSEIRVLEPLLELSETDPDIEGTGKIKAKSQAMDFIHEMGWLLHRSQLKYRMVHLNSDVDLFPLERFTWLMEFSMDHDWCAVVKKLLNVLLDETVNKGNHPTLYQALTEMGLLHRAVRRNSKQLVELLLRYVPKNTSEELRPEVKALGDGDTLSFLFRPNAVGPAGLTPLHIAAGKDGSEDVLDALTNDPSMVGIEAWKNARDSTGSTPEDYARLRGHYTYIHLVQKKINKRQGGAHVVVEIPSNQTECNTNKKQKQIESLTGFEIGKAEVKRGQGHCKLCDTKISCRTAVGRSMVYRPAMLSMVAIAAVCVCVALLFKSSPEVLYMFRPFRWESLDFGTS; from the exons ATGGAAGCTAGATTGGGTGCTGAGGGTTATAATTTTTATGGTGTTGGTGGTTCCTCTAATTTGAGTAGTATAGGGAAAAGGTCTAGAGAATGGAATTTGAATGATTGGAGATGGGATGGTGATTTGTTCATAGCTAGCCGTGTGAATCCGGTGCCAGCGGATAGTCTGAGAGTGGGACAGCAATTTTTTCCTCTTGGGTCTGGGATCTCGGTAGCCGGGGGTTCCTCCAACACCTCTTCTTCATGCTCTGAGGAAGGAGATCTTGAGAatcccaaaagaaacaaagaAGGGGAGAGGAAAAGGAGAGTTATTGTTCTGGAAGATGATGGTTTGAATGAGGAAACTGGTGCTCTTAGCCTAAATCTTGCAGGACATGCTTCACCGGTGGTGGAAAGGGAGATTACAAGCTGGGATGGTATAAATGGAAAGAAAAGCAAAGTAGCTGGAGGTACTTCGAGTCGAGCTGTTTGTCAGGTTAAAGATTGTGGTGCAGATCTGAGCAGAGGTAAGGATTATCACAGACGTCATAAAGTTTGTGAGATGCATTCTAAGGCTAGTAGAGCACTTGTGGGGAATGCAATGCAGAGGTTTTGTCAACAGTGTAGTAG GTTTCACATGCTTCAAGAGTTCGATGAAGGAAAGAGAAGCTGTCGAAGACGCTTGGCTGGCCATAATAAACGGAGAAGGAAAACAAATACTGAAGTTGTTCCTAATGGAAGTCCAACAAATGATGATCAGACCAGTAGTTATCTCTTGATAAGTTTATTGAAGATACTTTCAAATATGCATT CTGACAGGTCAGATCAGCCTACAGATCAGGATCTTCTAACTCATCTTCTAAGGAGTCTTGCTAGTCAGAATGATGAGCAAGGGAGCAAGAACTTGTCAAACCTTTTGCATGAACAAGAGATTTTGTTGAGAGAAGGGGATTCTTCTAGGAAGTCAGAGATGGTGTCAGCTTTATTCTCCAATGGTTCTCAAGGCTCTCCAACTGTTATAGCACAAAACCAAATATCTAGGAATAAAATGCAACAAGAAATGATGCATACTCATGATGTTAGGACCGTTGATCATCACCTCGTATCTTCAATAAAGCCCAGCATTTCAAACAGTCCTCCTATTTACTCAGAAATCAGAGATAGTAGTGCACAAATAAAGATGAATAATTTTGATTTGAATGACATATACATTGACTCAGATGATGGCATGGAAGATATAGAAATATTGCCAGTCTCTACAAATATTGGCACTAGCTCTGTTGATTACCCATGGACACAACAAGATTCTCATCAGTCAAGTCCACCTCAAACAAGTGGAAATTCAGATTCTGCATCTGCCCAGTCCCCTTCTAGTTCTAGTGGAGAAGCTCAG AGTCGTACAGACCGGATTGTTTTTAAACTCTTTGGTAAAGAGCCAAATGAATTTCCTCTTGTACTTAGAGCACAG ATTCTTGATTGGTTATCCCACAGTCCTAGCGACATCGAGAGCTACATACGACCTGGTTGTATTGTTTTGACTATCTATTTGCGTCAGGCTGAGGCTGTGTGGGACGAT CTGTGCTGTGATCTGACTTCCAGTTTGAGTAAGCTGCTGGATGTCTCAGATAATACATTTTGGAGAACTGGATGGGTTCATTTCAGGGTGCAGCATCAAATGGCATTCATTTTCAATG GTCAAGTTGTAATAGATACATCGCTACCTTTTAGAAGCAACAATTATAGTAAGATTTTGACTGTTAGTCCAATTGCTGTACCAGCATCAAAGAGAGCTCAATTTTCTGTTAAAGGTGTAAACCTAATGCGCCCTGCCACAAG GTTAATGTGTGCTTTAGAAGGAAACTATCTGGTGTGTGAAGATGCTCATGAGTCAACAGATCAAAACTCCAAGGAGCTTGATGCACTTCAGTGCATTCAATTTTCATGTTCGGTCCCTGTGACGAATGGAAGAGGATTTATTGAG ATTGAGGACCAGGGCTTGAGTAGCAGCTTCTTTCCTTTCATAGTGGCAGAGGAGGATGTTTGCTCAGAGATTCGTGTGCTTGAGCCTTTACTTGAACTAAGTGAAACTGATCCAGATATTGAAGGGACTGGAAAAATTAAAGCCAAAAGTCAAGCTATGGATTTCATTCATGAAATGGGATGGCTTCTTCACAGAAGTCAATTGAAATATAGGATGGTTCACTTGAACTCTGATGTAGATCTCTTTCCATTAGAACGGTTCACGTGGCTTATGGAGTTTTCCATGGACCATGATTGGTGTGCAGTGGTGAAAAAACTGTTGAATGTACTGCTTGATGAAACTGTGAACAAAGGAAATCACCCTACCCTGTATCAAGCACTTACAGAAATGGGCCTCCTTCACAGAGCCGTAAGGAGAAATAGCAAGCAGTTAGTGGAGTTGCTCTTGAGATATGTTCCTAAAAATACATCTGAAGAACTAAGACCCGAAGTCAAGGCACTAGGTGATGGAGATACTCTTAGCTTCTTGTTTAGACCTAATGCTGTTGGTCCTGCTGGTTTGACACCACTCCATATAGCGGCAGGAAAAGATGGTTCTGAGGATGTACTGGATGCTCTTACTAATGATCCTAGCATG GTGGGAATTGAAGCATGGAAGAATGCCCGTGACAGCACAGGCTCCACACCTGAGGATTATGCACGATTACGCGGCCATTATACTTATATTCACTTAGTGCAGAAAAAAATTAACAAGAGACAAGGAGGAGCTCACGTGGTAGTTGAGATTCCAAGCAATCAGACAGAGTGCAATACAAATAAGAAACAGAAGCAAATTGAGTCTCTCACTGGATTTGAGATTGGAAAAGCTGAAGTAAAACGTGGCCAAGGGCACTGTAAACTTTGTGATACTAAAATTTCTTGTAGAACTGCAGTAGGGAGGTCTATGGTATACAGACCTGCAATGCTCTCTATGGTGGCCATAGCAGCAGTCTGTGTTTGTGTGGCTCTTCTATTCAAAAGCTCACCTGAAGTTCTATACATGTTCCGTCCTTTCAGATGGGAATCATTGGATTTTGGGACAAGTTAA
- the LOC127097260 gene encoding autophagy-related protein 8i isoform X1: MLTIGSINRSELSSLKRKFLKWEEPLVSRMNQRLEESRDIIAKFPDRIPLIVERYSKCDLPELEKKKYLVPRDLSVGHFIHILSSRLNLPAGKALFVFVKNTLPQTASVMDSVYRSFKDEDGFLYMYYSTEKTFGYCT; this comes from the exons ATGTTGACCATTGGATCTATTAATAGATCTGAACTCTCAAGTTTGAAGAGGAAATTTCTAAAATGGGAAGAACCTCTTGTTTCCAGGATGA ATCAAAGGCTCGAAGAATCGCGTGATATTATTGCAAAGTTCCCAGATCGAATCCCT TTGATTGTGGAACGGTATTCGAAATGCGATCTACCTGAATTGGAGAAGAAAAA ATATCTTGTTCCACGAGACTTGTCTGTTGGGCATTTCATTCATATTTTGAGTTCCAGACTTAATTTACCGGCTGGAAAAGCTCTTTTTGTATTTGTGAAGAATACTTTACCTCAAACTG CTAGTGTGATGGACTCTGTTTATAGATCATTCAAGGATGAGGATGGGTTTCTTTACATGTATTATAGTACTGAGAAAACCTTTGGATACTGCACATAA
- the LOC127097260 gene encoding autophagy-related protein 8i isoform X2: protein MGRTSCFQDEYTFDQRLEESRDIIAKFPDRIPLIVERYSKCDLPELEKKKYLVPRDLSVGHFIHILSSRLNLPAGKALFVFVKNTLPQTASVMDSVYRSFKDEDGFLYMYYSTEKTFGYCT from the exons ATGGGAAGAACCTCTTGTTTCCAGGATGAGTATACTTTCG ATCAAAGGCTCGAAGAATCGCGTGATATTATTGCAAAGTTCCCAGATCGAATCCCT TTGATTGTGGAACGGTATTCGAAATGCGATCTACCTGAATTGGAGAAGAAAAA ATATCTTGTTCCACGAGACTTGTCTGTTGGGCATTTCATTCATATTTTGAGTTCCAGACTTAATTTACCGGCTGGAAAAGCTCTTTTTGTATTTGTGAAGAATACTTTACCTCAAACTG CTAGTGTGATGGACTCTGTTTATAGATCATTCAAGGATGAGGATGGGTTTCTTTACATGTATTATAGTACTGAGAAAACCTTTGGATACTGCACATAA